One Salmo trutta chromosome 12, fSalTru1.1, whole genome shotgun sequence genomic region harbors:
- the st14b gene encoding suppressor of tumorigenicity 14 protein: MDLFDSGTKFTPKTQDDDWENSVTFLPAPDKKKLEKNRGSKTLFVGIGLVGLAAVIALTTGLLVWHFHLRRGEVRLTKMYIGSMSITNQRFIDSYDNPNSNEFKQLAMQVSQQLKGIYSKYKDLDKYLVGSTVQAFSEGNRGSEADSVVAYYLSEFDVPIGRGSAVDTAIGSMDPMEGSSKGRMGTGRRPTSSLLINNVMSGALDARMTKALLNAPQTYSYHISENHTATLQSPGFPDSPYPPNTYVSWRLHADRGYRIKLEFDTFNLEADCQNDFIKVYDSLVPLEQQVMAEKCGYYTRNEPLSFISSGNVMLLTLVTNKEKNFPGFRATYSQVPLNSQDCGGQLSGLNGTFTSPNFPSHYPPLTKCVWDIEVPKGKSVKVQFNKLLMSEPGQNNNNCPKDYVEINSEKLCGDKPYSTVVTSTVNKIVVIFNSDMSYVDSGFTAEFEAFVPTTQCEPDQIKCRNGLCKVKFWQCDGVNDCGDSTDEENCGTCKSGAFTCRNGNCISERLKCDGRADCADGSDESNCAKSLALQCSEYTYKCKNNMCISKLNPECDEEEDCDDGSDEADCQCGIRPYRHSRIVGGQASIEGEWPWQVSLHIRGSSHVCGASVINDRWLVTAAHCVQDDVKVKYSQPQQWEAYLGLHVQSQTNKWTLKKNLKQIIQHPGYHAQTYDNDIALMELDSPVTLNQNIWPICLPTATHYFPAGKPVWITGWGTTREGGFEASMLQKAEVRIINATVCNTLMEGQTTSNMLCAGVLDGGVDACQGDSGGPLSSMEDSGRFFLAGVVSWGDGCARRNKPGVYTQVTKYRDWIKQKTGV; encoded by the exons GAAAAATAGAGGGAGTAAAACACTTTTTGTTGGGATTGGCCTCGTGGGGTTGGCAGCAGTCATTGCGCTGACGACAGGCCTGCTGGTTTGGCATTTTCACT TGCGGAGAGGAGAGGTGCGATTGACAAAGATGTACATTGGCTCTATGAGTATCACCAACCAAAGATTTATAGATTCCTACGACAACCCCAACAGCAATGAGTTCAAACAACTGGCTATGCAGGTGTCACAGCAG CTGAAGGGGATCTACTCTAAATACAAAGATCTGGATAAATATTTAGTGGGATCCACAGTGCAAGCCTTCAG TGAAGGCAACAGAGGGAGTGAGGCAGACAGTGTAGTAGCCTACTACCTGTCTGAGTTTGATGTACCGATCGGTCGGGGGTCTGCAGTGGATACAGCTATTGGCTCCATGGATCCAATGGAGGGAAGTTCGAAGGGGAGGATGGGGACGGGTCGCCGGCCAACCAGCTCCCTGCTCATCAACAATGTGATGTCTGGAG CTCTGGATGCACGTATGACAAAGGCCTTATTGAATG CCCCCCAAACCTATTCCTATCACATCAGTGAAAATCACACGGCCACATTACAGTCACCTGGCTTCCCTGATTCTCCTTACCCTCCAAACACATATGTGTCGTGGAGACTACATGCTGACCGAGGCTACAGGATTAAACTGGAGTTTGACACCTTCAACTTGGAGGCTGACTGTCAGAACGACTTCATCAAGGTGTATGACTCCCTGGTGCCATTGGAGCAGCAGGTCATGGCAGA GAAATGTGGATATTACACTCGCAATGAGCCTCTGTCGTTCATTTCCTCTGGAAACGTCATGCTGCTGACACTGGTAACCAACAAGGAGAAGAACTTCCCTGGCTTCAGAGCCACGTACTCTCAGGTTCCCCTCAATAGCCAAG ATTGTGGTGGTCAATTATCAGGACTTAATGGCACCTTCACATCTCCAAACTTTCCCTCCCATTACCCACCTCTGACCAAGTGTGTCTGGGACATTGAG GTCCCAAAAGGGAAGTCTGTCAAGGTGCAGTTCAACAAGCTGTTGATGTCTGAGCCAGGACAGAACAATAATAATTGTCCTAAGGACTACGTAGAGATCAACAGTGAAAA GCTATGTGGCGATAAGCCCTACAGCACTGTGGTCACCAGCACAGTCAACAAGATAGTAGTGATATTTAACTCTGACATGTCTTATGTGGATTCAGGTTTCACTGCTGAGTTTGAAGCCTTTGTGCCAACTACTC AGTGTGagccagatcaaatcaaatgtagaAATGGTCTTTGTAAAGTCAAGTTCTGGCAGTGTGATGGAGTCAATGACTGTGGGGACAGCACAGACGAGGAAAACTGTG GGACTTGTAAATCAGGTGCGTTTACCTGTCGGAATGGAAACTGTATCTCAGAGAGACTGAAATGTGATGGTCGTGCTGACTGTGCTGACGGCTCTGATGAATCAAATTGCGCAAAAT CTCTAGCCCTGCAATGCTCAGAGTATACTTACAAGTGTAAGAACAACATGTGCATCAGCAAGCTGAACCCAGAGTGCGATGAAGAAGAGGACTGTGATGATGGCTCAGACGAGGCAGACTGTC agTGTGGTATACGGCCTTACAGACACTCCCGTATTGTGGGTGGGCAGGCCTCCATTGAGGGGGAGTGGCCCTGGCAGGTTAGCCTTCACATCCGAGGGTCTAGCCATGTGTGTGGAGCCTCAGTTATCAACGACCGCTGGCTCGTCACTGCTGCCCACTGTGTCCAGGATGACGTCAAAGTCAA GTATTCTCAACCTCAACAATGGGAAGCATACCTTGGACTTCATGTTCAGAGTCAGACTAACAAGTGGACGCTGAAGAAGAACCTGAAGCAGATCATCCAGCACCCTGGCTACCACGCCCAGACCTATGACAATGACATAGCACTTATGGAACTAGACAGTCCTGTCACACTCAACCAGAACATCTGGCCAATCTGTCTGCCCACGGCTACGCATTACTTCCCTGCTGGCAAGCCAGTGTGGATCACAGGCTGGGGGACCACCAGAGAGGGGG GTTTCGAGGCATCAATGTTACAGAAGGCAGAGGTCCGTATCATCAATGCCACAGTATGTAACACCCTGATGGAAGGACAGACCACTTCCAACATGTTATGTGCTGGTGTACTGGACGGAGGAGTAGATGCCTGTCAG GGAGACTCTGGAGGTCCGTTGTCCTCCATGGAGGACAGTGGACGTTTCTTCTTGGCTGGAGTGGTGAGCTGGGGGGATGGCTGTGCCCGCAGGAACAAGCCTGGCGTCTACACCCAAGTCACCAAATACAGGGACTGGATAAAGCAGAAGACCGGGGTGTAG